From Mustela erminea isolate mMusErm1 chromosome 1, mMusErm1.Pri, whole genome shotgun sequence, a single genomic window includes:
- the RAB11B gene encoding ras-related protein Rab-11B, producing the protein MGTRDDEYDYLFKVVLIGDSGVGKSNLLSRFTRNEFNLESKSTIGVEFATRSIQVDGKTIKAQIWDTAGQERYRAITSAYYRGAVGALLVYDIAKHLTYENVERWLKELRDHADSNIVIMLVGNKSDLRHLRAVPTDEARAFAEKNNLSFIETSALDSTNVEEAFKNILTEIYRIVSQKQIADRAAHDESPGNNVVDISVPPTTDGQKPSKLQCCQNL; encoded by the exons ATGGGGACCCGGGACGACGAGTACGACTACTTATTCAAAG TGGTGCTCATTGGGGACTCGGGCGTGGGGAAGAGCAACCTGCTATCACGCTTCACCCGCAACGAGTTCAACCTGGAGAGCAAGAGCACCATTGGCGTGGAGTTTGCCACCCGCAGCATCCAGGTGGACGGCAAGACCATCAAGGCACAGATCTGGGACACCGCCGGCCAGGAGCGCTACCGGGCCATCACCTCCGC GTACTACCGCGGCGCAGTGGGTGCGCTGCTCGTGTACGACATCGCCAAGCACCTGACCTACGAGAATGTGGAGCGCTGGCTGAAGGAGCTGCGGGACCACGCTGACAGCAACATCGTCATCATGCTCGTGGGCAACAAGAGTGACCTTCGCCACCTGCGGGCCGTGCCCACTGACGAGGCTCGTGCCTTTGCAG AAAAGAACAACTTGTCTTTCATTGAGACCTCAGCATTGGATTCCACCAACGTCGAGGAAGCTTTCAAGAACATCCTCACAG AGATCTACCGCATCGTGTCTCAGAAGCAGATCGCGGACCGCGCAGCCCACGACGAGTCCCCCGGGAACAACGTGGTGGACATCAGCGTGCCGCCCACCACTGACGGACAGAAACCCAGCAAGCTGCAGTGTTGCCAGAACCTGTGA
- the ANGPTL4 gene encoding angiopoietin-related protein 4 — MRRAPTASAALMLCAATAGLLSAQGRPAPPPAPPRFASWDEVNVLAHGLLQLGHGLREHVERTRGQLGALERRLSACGAACKDSGGSAAPPRAPEGPGPSGEAVPDTLRSLQTELKTQNSRIEQLVHKVAQQQRHLEKQHLKIQNLQSQVGLLAPTHLDHGMAKPARKKRLPKTVQLGDPAHNISRLRRLPRDCQELFDEGERQSGLFQIQPQESPPFLVNCKMTSDGGWTVIQRRQDGSVDFNQPWEAYKAGFGDPQGEFWLGLEKVHRILGDRGSRLAVQLHDWEGHAESLQFPVHLGGEDTAYSLQLTAPVASELGATTVVPSGLSLPFSTWDQDHDLRGDKNCAKSLSGGWWFGTCGHSNLNGQYFRSIPHQRQQRKKGIFWKTWRGRYYPLQATTMLIRPTETEAAS, encoded by the exons ATGCGCCGCGCTCCGACGGCTTCGGCAGCCCTCATGCTGTGTGCCGCCACCGCGGGGCTGCTGAGCGCGCAGGGccgccccgcgccccctcccgcgCCGCCGCGCTTCGCGTCCTGGGACGAGGTGAACGTGCTGGCGCACGGGCTCCTGCAGCTCGGCCACGGGCTGCGCGAGCACGTGGAGCGCACCCGGGGGCAGCTGGGCGCGCTGGAGCGGCGCCTGAGCGCCTGCGGGGCAGCCTGCAAGGACTCCGGGGGGTCCGCCGCGCCCCCGCGCGCGCCCGAGGGTCCGGGCCCCAGTGGCGAAGCTGTCCCCGACACTCTCCGCAGCCTGCAG ACTGAGCTCAAGACTCAGAACAGCAGGATTGAGCAACTCGTCCACAAGGTAGCCCAGCAGCAGCGGCACCTGGAGAAGCAGCACCTGAAAATACAGAATCTGCAAAGCCAG GTGGGTCTCCTGGCCCCCACGCACCTGGACCACGGGATGGCCAAGCCTGCCAGGAAGAAGAGGCTTCCCAAGACGGTGCAGCTCGGGGACCCCGCTCACAATATCAGCCGCCTGCGCA GGCTGCCCAGGGACTGCCAAGAGCTGTTTGacgagggagagaggcagagtggaCTGTTCCAGATCCAGCCTCAGGAGTCCCCGCCCTTCCTGGTTAACTGCAAGATGACCTCAG ATGGAGGCTGGACTGTAATTCAGAGACGTCAGGACGGCTCTGTGGACTTTAACCAGCCCTGGGAAGCCTACAAGGCTGGCTTTGGAGACCCCCAAG GTGAGTTCTGGCTGGGCTTGGAGAAGGTGCACCGCATCCTGGGGGACCGCGGCAGCCGCCTGGCCGTGCAGCTGCATGACTGGGAGGGCCACGCCGAGTCGCTGCAGTTCCCCGTCCACCTGGGCGGTGAGGACACCGCCTACAGCCTGCAGCTTACAGCCCCCGTGGCCAGTGAATTGGGGGCCACCACTGTGGTGCCCAGtggtctctccctgcccttctccacTTGGGATCAGGACCACGACCTCCGTGGGGACAAGAACTGTGCCAAGAGCCTCTCTG GTGGCTGGTGGTTTGGCACCTGTGGCCATTCCAACCTCAACGGCCAGTACTTCCGTTCCATCCCACACCAGCGGCAGCAGCGTAAGAAGGGCATCTTCTGGAAGACCTGGCGGGGCCGTTACTACCCACTACAGGCCACCACGATGCTGATCCGGCCCACAGAGACTGAAGCGGCCTCCTAG